One genomic segment of Octopus sinensis linkage group LG22, ASM634580v1, whole genome shotgun sequence includes these proteins:
- the LOC118767530 gene encoding mitotic-spindle organizing protein 1-like, with the protein MRKQRENLNLGVDETLKLRQTSNMESSKESLSASREALDILMELSNILNTGLDSETLSLCIQLCESGVNPDALAVVIHELRSAKRQMAQ; encoded by the coding sequence ATTTGAATTTGGGTGTTGATGAGACATTGAAACTGCGCCAGACTTCAAATATGGAATCCTCTAAAGAAAGCTTAAGTGCCTCCCGTGAAGCTTTGGATATTCTGAtggagttgtcaaacattttgaACACTGGCTTAGATTCTGAGACGTTATCCTTATGCATCCAGCTTTGTGAATCAGGGGTCAACCCAGATgctcttgctgttgttattcatGAGCTGCGGAGTGCTAAAAGGCAAATGGCTCAATGA